Below is a window of Musa acuminata AAA Group cultivar baxijiao unplaced genomic scaffold, Cavendish_Baxijiao_AAA HiC_scaffold_1139, whole genome shotgun sequence DNA.
ACTTTTTCAATTCCaaatctattacttatcaaacttaacatctcttgacatcacaattttgtttgtgataggattgtagagtttatagCCATTGGAATTCTCTGCATAACCTAGCAAAATACAATTCTGACTTTTATTCTCtagttttattcttttttcttctaaTATCTTGGTAAATGCAATACTTTCAAAAATTGTTAAATGATAGACTCTTGGTTTTTGCAAGCTCCATACTTCTTCTGATGTAATATTACTAATTCACCTTATAGGAAAcctattaagcaaataaactacacAAGCAATAGCATCTCTCTAAAATTCTTtaagaatttttcttttttttttctgagacaTTATTTTGTTGAGGTATATATGGCATGATGAATTGACATAAAAtctcattatttctataaaatctttcaaatttatttgatacatattcaccacccctatctgttcttaaacGTTTAATCTTACAACCGCTTTATCTTTTAACTAAATCATTAAATTCTTTGACTTTgtttaaaacttctttcttttcttttaacatgtaaacccaagttttaTCACTATGAtgatcagtaaaggtaataaaaTACTAACTTCCTCCAGGTGATACTGGATTGATAGGGCTACAAATATCTTAGTGCACCAAATCAAGTCAATGTCATgctctttttatttttaactttgaaaggctttctttcttgcttacccatgCATACACTTCAAATAATTTTGTTAGGAGATCAATTCTTAGCATTCCTGTCACcttattatacttctctagaagtttcaatgCCTCAAAATTTAAGTTAGCATATCTTAGACGTCATAGTGTAGAAATGTTctcaatatcagttttaaaataatttgatcgaTCAAAAATATATAATGTAGTGGAAACATTTTTATATGtgagattaattttttattcttatgaCGAATAGAAAGAGTTGTATCTTTCATCTCATTACaataacctttttcaagtaattacCCCAAGCTAATAATATTAGTTTTTacatcaggaacataataaacatcttaAATACATAACTCTTTGCCATTATTAAGTCCAAGAAAAAATTTATCTTTACCTATTATTGGTCTTGGAGATAAATCACCAAATATAATATTTCTGGAATAACTTATATACATTTCTGAAAATAACTCTTTGATGTCACATATGTGATTTGAGGGTcttgtatctagataccatgtgaTAGACTAATCTTCTTTCAAATTATTATGTCATTAGCAAACttgatttttgttcttttcttcctcaataaAATTTGTCTTATCACATTGATagaattataataatattcatagGAGTAATGTCTATACTTTTTGTAAATATAGTATTGTATTTCAGACTTTTTATAATTTCTGTCATGTCCATGGCCTCGGCCACatcctcgaccataacctcggcctctttagctagaattttttctattactttcattgtttggagattcttgatcgGTCTGATTtatgtctcctcttcctctttgtccatattctttttctctttgagAATTTCATTCATCTTTATTTTTAAGAGTAAGCTTGGTTTATAGTacttgctccatagttttgtcttctcctctttttgtagtTGAAGGGATCCCATAAGTTGttctaaagatatttttatcaaatctttATATTCTTCGCttacaacaataataaaatcaaattttagatCTAAAGAtatcagtattttttttattactctttgatcacttatttgttgtcatttcgtctcatttgatgaataatagaaatgatttttgagaagtaattaaaGATAGTTTCAAAAGTACCTTATTGTAATTTTTGAAACTCGACTCGTAAAACTTGTAAACGAAGTTTCTTTATCTCATCAACACTACCAAAtactttttgaagcatttcctaAGTCTTTTTTGAAGTATTTGTtagagcgatgatctcgaatATTATATCAACAAGCCCTTAGTAGATCGCGAACAatgtctttttctcctttttttccttCTATCTTTGAGTTATTTTTTTTGCTTCTGCATTCATTGGTCCTTCTTCTACTAGACTTGGTTCAACAAATTCATCTTCTACTAActctcatacatcttgggagcttAAAAGAACATTCATTTAGATATaccatatatcataattttcttttatcaatctGGAGATATAGAGTTGGATAATACTCGGGGAAGAGATCATAACTTAACCTATGATCTAATACCAAAGTGTTGAACTTGATACAAAGAAgggataaaattattaaacaaagaaagaatagaacaaggttaaatcttctatatttctcttgaAAACTCTTTACAATTTTTGAAACTCGACCAATTTATATAGCCcccaagatatattatattaattatatttaaaataaattattctcTTTTAAGAAATCTTTTCAAGAAATAATAgtcaatttaatttatttaatatatatttttttaatacattgtgaattttttttatgatacttAAACAAATTTAATTCTAACACCGAATATATTTACTATATTGCACTGACAAGTATTATTCCCATTAATTCGAGAGTTCACTTTCTACTTTCCACCCCCTTCCTGTGGAAGAATATTAGTGTCGAACATAAATACTATATTTAGCTCTCGAAAGTACGTATCGAACATAAAATATTATTCCCATCGATTCTTTTGAAGTGTGCCGAAGAAGACTTGCCAATAGCCATGGCTTAGGTTGCCGTGCCTATCGATTAGCTTGCAGTAGGGAGGACAAAGTATCGTCAGCAATCATCGCCTCGATCATCTGTCGTACACAACAAATTGCAAGCAAGCATGGATGCATGTGAAGCTACACAGCTTTTTCCAGCAACCCATCACATCGAGCATAGCGTAAACGCTGTTAGTGAAAAGGATAAGGGAGAAAACTTTGCACTCGTTGGAAGTTACGATGCCAGTAATAGAGGAGATGATCGCAGGTGCCAAAGATAAATAACGTTGGCAACAGCAAAGAGTGCTGTAAAAGATCGGGTTAATGAAAATAACGTTGAAGAAGATTGCTTCGAGGTGACATCATAGAGCCACATTGAGGGGAGAGAAGAATACACGGAAGAGAGAAGAATGGACAGAGAATGAAAACATCAAGAGGATCAATGTACTTATTATTGGTCTGGGAGCTGATATCCTTGAAGAATGaaatatattcaaatataaaaataagccttaaaaattatgatttggttATTATTTTAAGTACTTCACATATTTTCTGAGTATTGGTGGGAGGAGATCAGGTAAAAACACTTTGAGTGTCTTAGGGTTTCTCcctaataaatctaaaaataaaaaattttatgagATTGTATAAGTAGATTTATGTCAAAATTTAAAGTTTGTTCATACAGTAATGAATCTGTTTTTTGAATTTATATTGTTCTTTTGGTATAAGGTGTTCCTCATATAAAACTGTATGTccaaaaaaatctaagataattagatattcaataagaatATCATTAGTTGTTTTTATAGGTTTTGTTATGGAAAATTTTGATGTAGGAGATGGTTTcactcatgaaaaaaaaaagggtgaaTATATAAATAGGTAATCttaaaaaaacaaataataaaaattgaTAAGAGCATTAGGCAAAGTGTATTTTCTACCATTAGTCACAAAGTGGACAAGAATAGTGACAAAGTTTAGTGAGAGATTAATGaggtttataaatatttaaatagactctaaaaattagaaattttgttaaaaataaatattttatatatctctATGTTTTGGTATAGAGAGAATGTAAGAAAATACTTAGTCTtcctaaggtttttttttttaatagatatcaagagaggaagagaaaaggTGAAAAAAATTATAAGGTATTTGTGCTTGAGTTTGAgttaccttgaatttaaattttattatcatatgataaaaaattaaaattttctcctTGAACATAGATAAGGAggatctagtttttttttttttggtaaaataatattttgagtgtagtttctctctctagtaaatcTAGAGAGTTGAGATTTGCATGAAACAATATATAATAAGAAGATTTCTTGACTAAGTtaactaataattttttatataataaaaattatataataaatcttatattcatcattttattgttattattattattattttaatttaaaaataaatgataaagacgAGATTGTAATGAAGATTTTTACTCCCCCATCACACTTGCCAATGTCAAATTGCAACTTTTTTGTGTATTGACTAAGTCAAGATTTTGATGCCTCGAGGTCCAAGATTGCATGCAGGCCATTGACAATGCGAGGGAGGTGGCGGTGGAAAGATGGTGCAGGGAAAAGTCCAGGTATCATCCACCCTCCATCATCTACTATAGAGCGAGAAGGAGCGCACCATCATGACGACCGACGACCTGCGCTCGGTGGGATGCAGATATGGCgctttcttcctctctctctctcctctccttccTGGAAGACGCTGTCGACTGATTAGGCTCGTTCCTTCGATGGCGGATGAATCTGGTCACCGAGCAACGTAAGCCACAGTACCCTGGGAAGGCTCATATGGGCTTACTGTTGCTTTACCTGACCTCTTTATTTCAAGGCTTCTTCTCCACTTGATCAATCCCTTTCTTTCTGTTTCCTTCCTCCCATTTGGTTTGGAGTTGcacagacagagagagaggacGCTAAGTGTGATGCCCCTGAGATTTGAGAACAGGAGTAGAGCGAGAAAGGTCAGTGCAACTTGGAGTAGATCACTAGCTTAGAGAGCTGGCAAATCGGTGGTGGGCAGCGACCGAGGCGATGGGAGGCGTCGACACCTCCTCTCCCTCAGCCACCTCCCTCCGTCTACCGAATTCCCACCTCAGCCTGCACCGCCGTGACCAAGTTGACAACTCCAACAGCAgcggcagcaacaacaacaacaacaaccactCCGACGACGACGCTAACGGCGAGAACTACTCCGCCGGCGCCGTCGACATGGCAGAAGCCGGATCCGCCGGCGGCTTCGGGAGGCGCCCACGCGGCCGGCCGCCCGGGTCAAAGAACAAGCCGAAGCCGCCCGTCATCATCACGCGCGAGAGCGCCGCCGCGCTGCGCTCCCACGTCTTCGAGGTATCTAGCGGCGCCGACATCATGGACGCCGTCGCGGCCTTCGCCCGCCGGCGCCAGCTGGGGGTCGCCGTCCTCAGCGCCAGCGGCGCGGTCACTAATGTGACGCTTCGGCAGCGGGGGCCTCAGCCGGGGGGCACCGTGGTGGCCATCCCCGGCCGGTTCGAGATCCTCTCCCTCTCGGGGGCTTTCCTCCCGACGCCGGCGCTTTCGGACGCCACCGGCCTGACGTTGTTCATGGTCGGAAGGGAGGGCCAGGTGGTTGGCGGGAGCGTGGTGGGGGAGCTGGTGGCGTCCGGCCCGGTGATGATAATAGCAGCCGCGTTCACCAACGCCACCTACGAGCGGCTGCCCCTTCCCGACGCCGAGCTGGATGCAGCAGCGGCGCCGTCGACGGCGGAGCACGGCGCAAGAAGCAATGGCGACGGTGGCGGCAGCTTGTCTGAGGCAGACCCATCGTCCATGTCGCTCTTCGGCCTTCCACCCCATCTTCTGCACGGTGGTCAGCACGATGTGTTCGGCTCCTGGGCTTCGACGGGTCGTCGTCCTCCACCGTCCTAATAGCCTTCTGCTTCAGATGCTAATTCCGCAGCTCATTAGGATCCTGAGGATTAAACTGAAGCCTCAAAATTACTACTGTATTCGTGTGTTTTCATGAACTTTGATTATACAATTAGCTGCAAATTCACAGTTTCAGTACATTTTGATTCAGCTGTGAAGAAGTCTTATGGCAAGAATTAGATGTGGAGAGGGGGTTTCTGTCAATCTTTTCTTCCTTAATACTTTTTCTTTCGGTCGAGTGGGGGGAGTCTCAACTTGGATAAGGGGATAAGATTGTTGTTggattggagtacatgaaatttaATTCAATCACTGCTGGTCTTGTCTTTTCTCTCCATGGAAAAAAGGAGCCAATGGAGAAAGTGACATTCTTTTGGTTTATATTAAGTTAGATGACGGATATGAGTCTTTtctaaggaatatatatatatatatttttagtctTGTCTTTTCTAAggaatatatatatctatatatatatatatatatagttagtcTTTATGATCGATCATAGAAGCTCTCATCAATCGATTTTAACCATATGATGCCCCactatttgacataaataaataaacaaatatatttgattttttttttccttcttgtttAGTTAGTATTTAATATTTAAAGTTTTATCCAATAAATAATTAAAAGTCTCGATAGAGAAAGAATGGGTCGCAGTGACCGATCAAACGTGACAAATGTTCCACATTAACAATAAAGATGGATCCATCCTTAATTGCAAAAGTTGACCTTCAGCTCTCTGATATCCAAACAAACACTAATGGTCAGAATTCATTTTGAACGctaaaactctcttaggatttttcTATTGAAGGAATCTTATCCAACACattcataataatttttaaattaaaactaaataaatCATTCAATGAATTTGTGATGAAGATCAAAATATCATCGTATTATTACGATGATCCAAGaggataaaagaaaatttaaattattatatcgGAGCTAATATGAGCTTAAAAGTTCATGAAGAACTTATCCtacatatattttatttattattaaattataataaaatttaaatataaaaatatatttatattgagCTTTGAGCTTGAACGAGTCATTAAAACGGATGCCATGCATATatcttaaattatatatttatatcctATCCACTGGGAGTATCTAATATTAATGTAGGGATAAACAATTTTGCTCCTGAATCTCTATCTATTACACTTCTAAAAagagatatattataatttttttaattttctaagacctaaatataaatataaaaatattagggattaaattataaaagagaaaaataataagGTTTTTTTGCTCATCGCCTACTTTTTCCTCCACCTTCGTTGCCTCTCTTACAAGGAAATTAGAGAAAAaaatgtgaaaaaaaataaagaagacacgggagaaaggagagagagagagagagagagaggacatgaAGAGAATCTAGGGAGAAAGCTCGGACTGTGAGATTACatggaaaaaaataagaaaaaaaaaaaaaaaaagggaagaagcaaaggaagagaagagaggaggaaaaaaaggaagaataGAGGAGAAAAGGAGGGAAAAGATCtcggaattgatgaagccaattgaagtcaaaaacgagccaagctcggtataccaagcccttggagcttgacgaagtctataaatagctttttgaagtttgcagatatgcctcggatactgaggatgaacgaaaccaggaggttattgcataaagacatcttcaataaGTGACCCatgtaaaaaggcattattaacatccaattgtcgtatatgTCAGCCCTTTGAGAtgaccaaactcaggataagatggattgttgtgggtttaataatgagactaaatgtctctatgaagtcaacaccaggtcgttgataaaaccctttggcaactatacgtgctttatatctagcaatggatccatctgggttccgcttaatttgaaagacccatttacatccgatgatattttgtgtgtaatgaaatggtactaaggtccatgtagagttatagaggagagcatcatattcgtcacacatgacTTTACGCtaatgagaagatttttgagcttgagtgattgtagtgggttcattGGCCTTAGTGGAAgaacttgttatagcatgtaagtcaaggacttaaCATGGTTTGAAAGTactacttttggagcgtgttgtcattggatgtctaggggggatggaagtggtagattgtgttggtggtatagtccagggcgagtcactgtcatggaccaGGCCAACCGTCGGCACGacaatgtcactaggtctaggagaatGTAAAGTTAGTAGCAATATTACCGAGGGTATTAtttcattaataggggaaacttatgaggaagggagtggagaaatagagggagtgagaagctgttgaattggagtaatagtagtatgcagatcttgagggtaaggactggatggtgtcattggaggttcgtgtgatgagatcggagggatattccagtgatgtatgtttatcggagtaacCTACATAGTAGGattgttttgaaaaggaaagatagaCTCCTCAAAAACAGTTaaaaaactttgagtttatgaaggtttggaagcttgtggaataatttttcaaatggtgattgATATTGTAAgattggagtgagcatacgattaatgagataatgagataaactacagtttgaaaagctactaaccaaaaaggtggtggcatggatgcttgatatagaagggagagaccagtttcaacgatatgccgatgtttgcattCGACGGAGCCAActaattggggagtatgtgggggtgacttgaggtgttgtataccaaaaGCGGAgagataggatgtgagggcttgatattcgcctccgccatcagagtaaactgttttaatggaagattgaaaaaaattctcgaccaatttccgaaagttggtaaatactatgaaaacatcagacttatggtgaagaggatataaccatgtatacttagtaaaatagtctacaaaaagacATAAAattgaaacttgtcaaaagaaggaattggggcagggccccacacatcggtataaatgatttcaaatggtttagagcaagaaatggaggttgtcctAAAAGGgaatttatgacttttattgtaaagacaagcatcacaatgattgaCAGTGCTGTTGATTTTCAagataggaagagaataacgagaaagtaatttttactGGATAAAagaggagggatgaccaagacggcgATGTCATACATCAATCGGAGCTGCGACTAAAGAGTGAGCAGTAGGTAGGATAATTTACGAagcggatggccactcataaatgttgtctttgttctggccctggactaaagatgcccccgtgctcaaatccttgacaagaaaaaagttaggaaaaaattcaatagaggtattattttgtttacagaatcaagaaacggaaatgaggttttTTTTAATGTGAGGCGTacacagaacatcatcgagtgtaaaagttatggtaattgaactaagcgttgaggaaccagaatgagtaataggaattcttttaccgtcaccgatgatgatatcttcatttccgtcatagttattgtggatggaaaagttttcaagattagaggtgatgtgatgagaggcgcctgAGTCCACAATTCAATTAGGTTAGATAGGAGTtagagtagccatgaaattcgcttGAGGCCAGTGTGATGGAGCAGGAAGTCTAGGgcgagaccgacagactttcgcggagtgtccgactttatcacatagttaacAAATGACTCTTTGGTAGCTTGTGAAGTCAGGACGCGACGACtgaggattatgaaagttaccaccttgatatggataagagaggtttggtctgggccccataaggctaggaggcagcttagccagATCGTTGTTGACATGCtcattgtactggttgctcttcctcttggatttttgattgacctgagctgtaataggtggtccgggcaacctATCATCACACTTCAAGTACGTCTCATTATCAataaacttatcataaagttcttcgaatgatattggtgagtcgcgtgcccgaagtgctgttgtcagttctttgtactcgcctcctaggccattgagggtatgtattaggacttcttcattactgagagaatgacctatcaaagctaagtcatcgatgataactttgatatgttatagataatcagtaatagtacttccctcttgtttcgttttcatcagattggagagaagtctgAGCATGCGAGTAcacgagcgatttgccaaagttgtttgtaacttgcaccatgcttctgcagtagtcgtacatgaggatatcagcggggcaatggatctAACAACGGAagtttgaatagcttggaggatgaggcgatcttgacgtaaccatagtttgtgggttggATTTGGCATTGGATTGGGTTCGCCtaggatgttgatcatttcatGTGGACACTGGAGAgtgccatcaatgtaacctaaaagatcatagccaaataaaagattagaaagttgtgcccgtcaagatgcgtagttgccgcctttggataatttgaagggaatgagtgttgcaacattgatggtgataagactttgagaagtgctcagagtccctaCAAAAACAGGGACAGGAATATCGgaggaggaaaatgaagacatcctagATATTTTGTGGTggtttaagtgatctttacagaagatgtaaagatataggagggagggaggaggaggagaaaagcagatcaatgcactgcagaggaggctACAGCGATGAACTGCAAAGGAGGCTATAGCGATGAACTATAGAGGAGGCTGAAGTGATGAACTACAGAGGAGGCTATAGCGATGAACTACataggaggctgcagcgatgcactgtaaaggaggctgcagcgatgcactgTAGAGGAGGTTACAGCGATGCAGCGATGCACTGcaaaggaggctgcagcgatgcactacagaggaggctgcagcgatgggcGAGGAAGTTGCAGAGGAGGCTGCAATGATGCAAtgcagaggaggctgcaacgatgcactacagaggaggctgcagcaatgcaagtgttaggatcggagcagcactaagagggggggtgaattagtacagcggattaaaacttgtatgtttgaaaatgatttcttaAATGCATAGATATTTTAATTCAACAatgagtagctcgagtaaagtgagaagatgaaaaccgaaagctttgtTACTATGTAATAATGGTTTCAAAAAGATAAATACTCACACGTTCAAgggacacaccaatttaaagtggtttggtcaaaatgacctacatccacttgcgaagccttcttcgatgaggctcctaacttccactggcaaatcactttgaaggggaaggacaaatacccctcttacaacctttcacaagtggttcacactcttacaaattttcaatgagaaagaaggaggtgaatactcaagcaattgaaaacaagacttgctaaagactttgctaaggctttatctcaatctctaacttctcaaaggttgtattctctgctgagaattgaggggtatttatagaccctaagaggattcaaatttgggctccaaattttgaattctcttgggttcctgatgctggcggtgccattgcctgttagtggcggtgccaccgcccgttagtgtttgacactgacggtgtactggcggtgccactgcccagtccgacggtgctaccgctggacctctcgggtgctgggcggtgccaccacccagtctggcggtaccatcgcccgatcctcgggttctgggcggtgccaccgcccagttcggcggttccaccgcccggtcctatgggtcactagatgggcttcaaatctggcccaaactaggtaatatcgggcccagttggcccctaactaggatataggattatcccttaatcctaaccctaattgcaTGTAAACTACAcaattgaaaacatagtcctaagtaagttttcaaccggcaaacgtcgagtctccttccggcgagcttttcgacaatcttccggcgaacttctgatacaccctcggatttcttccggcggactcctagcaggctctcgatcttgtggcgagttcagcgagtagccgagccttctcggtgatctctgtgaacctccgacaatttcttcggcggacttcccaaagtccccgatttcttctcggttggttccggcaacatctctgacgaatcttcggactctcgaacacccatcgaactggactccggtagacttgctttatgtctttaagttatcctagttaatcctacacatgtaaaacaaaagttcgatctagacaattactcctaagcaattaatcaagttgtctggcatgtcattggttcctcgacgcttcgttcgatttttcagcgtatcgtcctctcttgcggtctattgtccaatcggccagttgactccacaactccgatatccttagcgcaatacccgctcttcttggcccgatgcccgaatccatggcccgaacccttctgccgatatgtcgaccgatccaccgacccgacgtccaatcttctgacatgttcctctggcacaacatgattttcttgctttaactatcttatcttgatcgaagcatcctgcgtcactcaaaacatagattaaattataaacacatatcaagtggtttcatcatcaaaatacgagattcaacaagctgcTGAAGTTTGTTGTGGTAGTAAAGATTGCTGTGGCAGAGAAATTGTTGCGGCAGAGGGAAATGGCTACAGATGGAAGTTGTAAAAACTATAATCGTTCTTGTTGCCGCAGGAAGGCAGTGATGGCTGTGGCGGGAGGTGACTGCTTTGTTGCTTTGGATTAATGTTGCCGAGGTGCGGTGAAGTAGAGGAATGATAGGTGGCTGCTAGCTCAAGCAGGAGAACACTGCGAAACAAGGTAAGCAGTGTCGGCGTTGAGCACCTCGACGAGGTTGTGCAGCAAGGATGGCGGCAGTAGCACTTCTTGCTCGAGTGAGATGTGagaacgaggaggagaggtcactgGCCGGGGAGCAGTTGCGAGGACGGCGACCACCACGATATTGTAGGCGAGGTTCTTGTAAGGGCAGGAGGTGGCTGAGCAGTCTCCGACTCCGGAACAGGAAGTAGCGGCGtcggaggagaggtaagcagtAGCACTGCCCTTTCCAACTGAACAGAAAAGATGAGCAGTAAAAGGCTTCGGCAGAGCTGCCTATATCCGTAAGGAAGAAGGCTTTGATACCATGTTAagaattaaatgaaaatgatagaaagatagaaattatagAAGAAACTACGAAATGTATGAGAAGTAAAAGAAGGGAAAGGATCTCAGGgaaggagagaagaagaaaggaaagaaaagaaaagaaaaaaaaagaaagaaaaaaagaggagaTTGGCTTATGGcgtggaaaagaaagaaagaaaggagaaaaacaagaagagaaacgaaaaaaaaacggaagaaaataaaagaaagaaagagaaaattagtaaaaaataaaagaaaagtaaGAAAAATGTATTAAGGG
It encodes the following:
- the LOC103999793 gene encoding AT-hook motif nuclear-localized protein 23, which gives rise to MGGVDTSSPSATSLRLPNSHLSLHRRDQVDNSNSSGSNNNNNNHSDDDANGENYSAGAVDMAEAGSAGGFGRRPRGRPPGSKNKPKPPVIITRESAAALRSHVFEVSSGADIMDAVAAFARRRQLGVAVLSASGAVTNVTLRQRGPQPGGTVVAIPGRFEILSLSGAFLPTPALSDATGLTLFMVGREGQVVGGSVVGELVASGPVMIIAAAFTNATYERLPLPDAELDAAAAPSTAEHGARSNGDGGGSLSEADPSSMSLFGLPPHLLHGGQHDVFGSWASTGRRPPPS